The following proteins are co-located in the Dromiciops gliroides isolate mDroGli1 chromosome 2, mDroGli1.pri, whole genome shotgun sequence genome:
- the FAM53C gene encoding protein FAM53C, translating to MITLITEQLQKQSLEELKCTCFRISLPLPDHSDVSTCGDPFQLVSEGASWRGLPPCPCAGLKDSLSLSYHHSSLSLHFKPPSRGGSPPEKPLCQGLSPESPGSEKIPVPPAPPSKRHCRSLSVPVDLSRWQPVWRPVPSKLWTPIKRQGSNGGVGGPLVPHQSSPKRVSSLRFLQAPSASLQCVKANRSCSPPFFSLALTHHDSPRPCAASPPNGSWESDHEPLSPFPPQRRFSLSPILIPQAGRFLPSARSSPSSSPELTWRPHGLPRSRSQPCDLDARKGGVKRRHDDDPRRLRPSLDFDKMNQKPYSGGLCLIDTAQEGNSISPPWFMACSPAPLSASCSPLGGYSQVLSESEEEEEGTRRWGRSLFTKRTLCQQDFGDLDLNLIEEN from the exons ATGATAACTTTGATTACTGAGCAACTACAGAAGCAGAGTTTGGAGGAATTGAAATGCACGTGCTTCAGGATCAGTCTG CCTTTGCCTGATCATTCTGATGTCTCTACCTGTGGGGACCCTTTCCAGCTTGTTTCCG AAGGTGCTTCCTGGAGGGGCCTACCCCCCTGTCCCTGTGCCGGGCTCAAGGACAGCCTTAGTCTCAGCTACCACCACTCTAGTCTGAGTTTGCACTTCAAACCTCCAAGCCGGGGAGGCTCTCCACCAGAGAAACCTCTCTGCCAGGGCCTTTCCCCAGAGTCTCCAGGCTCAGAGAAAATTCCTGTCCCTCCTGCCCCTCCATCCAAGAGGCATTGTCGCTCTCTCTCAGTACCTGTGGACCTGTCTCGATGGCAGCCTGTGTGGCGGCCTGTTCCTTCCAAATTGTGGACTCCTATCAAGCGTCAAGGCAGTAATGGAGGAGTGGGTGGGCCACTGGTACCGCATCAGAGCTCCCCAAAGCGGGTCTCCAGCCTCAGGTTCCTCCAAGCCCCGAGTGCCTCTCTTCAGTGTGTCAAGGCCAACAGATCCTGCAGCCCACCTTTCTTCAGTTTGGCCCTGACCCATCATGATTCCCCAAGACCTTGTGCTGCATCCCCTCCCAATGGATCATGGGAGAGTGATCATGAGCccctatcccctttccctccacaGCGCCGCTTCTCCTTGTCCCCCATCCTCATCCCACAGGCAGGCCGGTTCCTGCCCTCTGCCCGgagctccccctcctcctccccagagCTGACCTGGCGACCCCACGGTCTTCCCCGAAGCCGATCGCAGCCTTGTGACCTGGATGCACGAAAGGGTGGGGTCAAACGGCGCCATGATGATGACCCCAGGCGTCTTCGACCCTCACTGGACTTCGATAAGATGAATCAG AAACCGTATTCAGGAGGTCTCTGTCTCATAGATACAGCCCAGGAAGGCAACAGCATCTCCCCACCGTGGTTCATGGCCTGTAGCCCCGCACCCCTCTCTGCCTCCTGCAGCCCCCTTGGCGGTTACTCCCAGGTTCTGAGTGAAAgcgaagaggaagaagaggggaccAGGAGGTGGGGCCGATCCCTTTTTACCAAGCGGACACTCTGCCAGCAGGACTTTGGGGACCTGGACTTGAATCTGATTGAGGAAAACTAG